A region of the Streptomyces durocortorensis genome:
CACCGTGACCCGGCCGTGCGGCGGGCTGTGCTTGACCGCGTTGTCGATGAGGTTGGCGACCACCTGGTGCAGTCGCTCGGTGTCCGCGTGCGCGGTGAGCTCCGGCGGCGAGACGTCCAGGTGCAGATGGACGTCCGTACGGGAGTGATTGCCCGAACCCGACGGCAGGCGTCGGTGGGAGGCGGCGAGATTGGCCTCTTTCAGTACGCCCGAGAGATACGGCCACACCTCGAACCGGCGTGCCTTCAGTGCGACGACCCCGTTGTCCAGGCGCGACAGATCCAGCAGTGTCTCCACCAGCCGACCGAGCCGCTCGGTCTGCTTCAGCGCCGTGCACATCGTCTCGGGATCGGCGGCGGACACCCCGTCCACCACGTTCTCCAGCACCGCTCTCAGCGCCGCGATGGGGGTGCGCAGCTCGTGCGAGACATTGGCGACCAGCTCCTTGCGGTGCCGGTCCTCCGCCTCCAGATCGTCCGCCATGCGGTTGATCGTCTGGGCCAGGTCGCCCAGCTCGTCCCGCCGCCCGGCGCCGCTCACCCGGCGGGTGTAGTCGCCGTGCGAGATGGACCGGGCCACCGCGCGCATCTCGTCCAGCGGCGCGGTCAGACCGTGCGCCACGAACTGGGTGATCAGCAGTGTCGCGATCACCGAGAACACGGTGATGAACTGGAACTCGGTCCGGGTCCGCAGGGCGACGATCAGCAGTCCGGTGGTGATGAACACCGAGACCACGACGAGCGTGCCCAGCTTGGCCTTGATCGAGAAGGGCCGCATCCCGGGCCCTGGCCAGGTCATGGCGCCGGAGTCTCCAGGGCGTAGCCCACACCGTGCACGGTACGGATGCGCTCCGCGCCGATCTTCCGGCGCAGCGCCTTGATGTGGCTGTCGACCGTGCGGGTGCCAGAGGCGTCCGCCCAGTCCCACACCTCGGCCAGCAGCTGCTCCCGGGAGAGCACCGCCCGCGGGGTGTTGGCCAGGCAGACCAGCAGGTCGAACTCGGTCGGCGTGAGGTGGACGTCCTCGGCGCGCACCCGGACCCGGCGCTGCGCGTGGTCGATCTCCAGCTCACCCAGACGCAGTATCCCGCTGCGCGGGGTGACGGCGGCCAGTGCGGCCCGTTCCACTCGCCGCAGCAGCACATGCACCCGGGCGGCCAGCTCCCGCATGGAGAACGGCTTGGTCATGTAGTCGTCGGCACCGACGCCGAGCCCGACGAGCATGTCCGTCTCGTCGTCGCGCGCGGTGAGCATCAGCACCGGCACCGGGCGCTGGGCCTGCACCCGGCGGCAGACCTCCAGGCCGTCGAAGCCGGGAAGCATGATGTCGAGCACCATCAGATCCGGCTGCCAGGCCTCGGCCGCGTCCACGGCCGCGGGGCCGTCCAGCGCGGTCTGGACCAGAAAGCCCTCCGCCCGCAGCCGGGCGGAAACGGCGTCGACGATCGTGGGGTCGTCCTCGACCACCAGCACCCGGCGCTGAGCCCCCGGGGTGGCCGCGACGCCGTTGTGGGTGGTGTGTGTCTGTTCCATCGCCCCGCCCCTGCCCGTTCTCGCGGGAGGCATCCCCCCGGAGGCACGTTCTTCGCTCGTGGATTTCGTGGGTGAACCCGTGTGCCGGTCAGCAGCGTAAAGGCAGCGGAGGGCTCCCGGCTACGCAGGGTGTTGCCCCGCCGGTACGCGTTCGGGCCGGGCGCGTGGCCGGATCGTCGGGCTTGTGCCGGATGACCCGTGCCAGTGCCGTGCCGCGCATACCGGGTCGGGGCTTCAGAGACCCTTCGATGCGAGATGGACCACGTCGGGCACACCTCGGGCAACGGCCACTTCTTCGGCCCCAACCCCACTGAACCCGGCATTCCGCAACGCTTGTTCGAAGGCCGGGGACGGCTGCGCGGACCAGATGGCGAGCACGCCGCCCGGGGTCAGCCGGTCGTGGCAGTGGGCGAGTCCCGTGGGGGAGTAGAGGCTCCCGTTGTCCTCCGTGACGGTCCAGTCGGGCCCGTTGTCGATATCCAGACACAGGGCGTCGTAACGCTCCGTGGTTGTACGGAGATGGGCCACCAGGTCCGTGTGCAGGATCGAGGCCCGGGGATCGGCGAGCGCGGCCCCGGAGATCCGTGCCAGCGGCCCGTCCCGGTGCCAGCCGATGATCGCCTGCTCCCGCTCCGCGACCACGATCCGCCCCCAGCGCCCCTCCTCGGCGGCACGCACCAGCGAGAAGCCCACGCCCAGCCCGCCGATCAGCACGGAGGGGCCGGTCCGCCCGGCGGGCAGGGCATCCAGCGCGGCATCGATCAGCAGCCGCTCGGAGCGTCCGTCGGAGGTGTCCATCAGGAAACAGCCGTTGGCGATGATCTCGTAGTGCTCCCCGCGCTCCCGCAGAACGACCTCGCCGAACGGCCCGTCGCGGCGGTCGAGGGTGACGGGGGTGTCGGCGGAACGCGTCGGCATCGATTCATCGGGGGCGGTCATCGCGGACGTCGCGGACATGTCGTGGCTCTCCGGTCTCCGGTCGTGGCAGTCGGTGCCCGTCCATCCTGTCCTGCGGGCCGCGCGGAACGCCAAAGCTTTGCGGCCGCCCGCCACCGCCCCCGCCCTGGGTGCGTCCGGTTCACGGCCGAGGCGCCTTCTTCCCGTGCACCGCCGTGTACTCGGCCGCCAGCCAGGGCCCCAGGTCGTCGAGGAACAGGCGGAGCAGGCCCGGGTCGGGGGAAGCGGTACGGGCCGCGGCCGCGGCGGCGGTACGCATCCGGGCCGCGCGCCCCGGGTAGTAGCGGCCGAACACCTCGGCGGACTCCTCCAGGTCGCTCGTCCAGCCGCCCCAGCGGGGCATGACCAGCGTGAAGCCGGTACGGACGAGGCGCCGGGCCACGCGTCGGCAGAGCCGCGTCCGGTCGGCGTCGGCCAGGTCCTCCGCCGTCGCCGTCGCCGTCGCCGTCGCCGACGCCCGCCAGCGCGGCAGCGCGAGCGCGAGATCGCCGTTGGTCTCGCGGGCGAGCAGCGAGGTGGGGCGGTAGCGGGGCAGGACGGAGGCGAGGTCGGGCCCGAGCAGCGGGGTGCACAGGCAGGCGACGAAGAAGCCGAGGTCGTGCCGTTCCAGCTCGCTGAGTGCGGTACGCGCACGGACCATCAGGATGCCCGCCGTGTCGATGGCCGGGTGGTCGGTATCGAGCGCGGCGGCGACGCCGACGGCGTCGCCGCGGTCCGCGTCCGTCGGCTCCCCGCGCAGTGCCAGCAGCAGATCGAGGTCCGAGCGCCCGGGAACAGCCGACCCGCGCGGAACGCTCCCGTACAGGTAGGCACTGTGCAGCCGCTCGCTCCCGAACGCCTCGGCGATACGGGAACGGGCATCCGCAACCACCGGCGCGAACGTCTCCGGGACGCGGTCGAGGCTTCCTTCGCGGGCGATCGTGCCGTCCTCGGCGAGACCTTTTCCGTTCATGCGAGCACTGTGCCGGAAAGGCCCGAGCGGCGGCCTCCGCCCCCGGCCCCGCCCCCTCGGCGCGTGATCGCTGAGAGCGAACAGGCCCCGGGGAACATTCAACGGCTCATGAGCATTGAGTCCACATAGCTCAACTTGCCTGCCGAAGGGGAGATCATGACTAGCGAGTCCAAGGCGTTCACACCGATCGACCTGCCCGTGCTGCCGCTCGACGACGAGGTCGTCCTGCCCGGCATGGTGGTGCCGCTGGACCTGTCCGACACCGAGGTGCGCGCCGCCGTCGAGGCCGCGCAGGCCGCCGCCCGTCCCGACGGCGGCAAGCCCGAGGTGCTGCTGGTCCCGCGGATCGACGGGACGTACACGGGGACCGGTGTCCTCGGCACCGTCGAGCAGGTCGGGCGCCTCTCGGACGGCGACCCGGGTGCGCTCATCCGGGCCCGTGACCGCGTCCGGATCGGGGCCGGGACCAGTGGTCCGGGGCGGGCGCTCTGGGTGGAGGGGACCGTGATCGACGTCGTCGTGCCCGACCCCCTGCCCGGATCGGCGGCCGAGCTGGTCAAGGAGTACAAAGCGCTCGCCACCAGCTGGCTGAAGAAGCGCGGCGCCTGGCAGGTCGTGGACCGGGTCCAGCAGATCGAGGACCTCTCCGCGCTCGCCGACAACTCCGGATACTCGCCGTTCCTCTCCACCGCGCAGAAGGTCCAGCTCCTGGAGACCGTGGACCCGGTCGCCCGGCTGAAGCTCGCCGTCCAGTGGCTGAGCGAACACCTCGCCGAGCAGGATGTCGCCGAGTCCATCGCCAAGGACGTCCAGGAGGGCGTCGACAAGCAGCAGCGCGAGTTCCTGCTGCGCCGCCAGCTGGAAGCCGTACGCAAGGAACTCTCCGAGCTCAACGGCGACCCGGAGGACGAGTCCGACGACTACCGGGCCCGCGTCGAGGCCGCCGAGCTGCCCGAGCACGTCCGGACGGCGGCGCTCAAGGAGGTCGAGAAGCTGGAGCGGGCCAGCGACCAGTCGCCCGAGGGCTCCTGGATCCGCACCTGGCTGGACACCGTCCTCGAACTGCCGTGGAACGAGCGAACCGAGGACGCCTACGACATCCGCGGCGCCCAGGCGGTCCTGGACGCCGAGCACGCCGGTCTCGCGGATGTGAAGGAGCGCATCACCGAGTACCTCGCGGTGCGCAAGCGGCGTGCCGACCGGGGGCTGGGCGTGGTGGGCGGTCGCCGCGGCGGCGCGGTACTGGCCCTCGTCGGCCCGCCCGGTGTCGGCAAGACCTCGCTCGGTGAGTCCGTCGCGCACGCCATGGGCCGCACGTTCGTCCGCGTCGCACTCGGCGGTGTCCGGGACGAGGCGGAGATCCGCGGCCACCGGCGTACGTACGTGGGCGCGCTCCCCGGACGTATCGTGCGGGCGATCAAGGAGGCCGGTTCGATGAACCCGGTCGTCCTGCTCGACGAGATCGACAAGGTCGGTTCCGACTTCCGGGGCGACCCGGCCGCCGCCCTCCTCGAAGTCCTGGACCCCGCGCAGAACCACACCTTCCGCGACCACTACCTGGAGGTCGAGCTCGACCTCAGCGACGTCGTCTTCCTCGCCACCGCCAACGTGCTCGAAGCCATCCCGGAAGCCCTGCTCGACCGCATGGAACTGGTCAGGCTCGACGGCTACACCGAGGACGAGAAGGTCGTCATCGCCCGGGACCACCTCCTCCCGCGCCAGCTGGAGCGGGCCGGCCTGGAGAAGGACGAGGTCGCCCTGGAGGAGTCGGCGCTGCGCAAGCTGGCGGGCGAGTACACCCGCGAGGCGGGCGTACGGAATCTGGAGCGGGCCGTCGCCCGGCTGCTCCGCAAGGTCGCGGCCCAGCACGAACTGGGCGACCGGGACCTGCCGTTCACGGTGACCGACGCGGACCTGCGCGGTCTGATCGGGCGTCCGCACCATGTACCCGAGTCCGCTCAGGACCCGGCCGAGCGCCGCACCGCCGTGCCGGGCGTGGCCACCGGGCTCGCGGTGACCGGGGCGGGCGGTGACGTCCTCTTCGTCGAGGCGTCGCTCGCCGACCCGGAGACCGGGGCCTCCGGACTGACCCTGACCGGTCAGCTCGGCGACGTCATGAAGGAGTCGGCGCAGATCGCCCTGAGCTTCCTGCGCTCGCACGGTGCGGAGCTGGAGCTGCCGGTCGCCGACCTCAAGGACCGGGGCGTGCACATCCACTTCCCGGCGGGCGCGGTCCCCAAGGACGGCCCGAGCGCCGGTATCACCCTGACGACCGCCCTGGCCTCGCTGCTCTCCGGACGCCTCGTCCGTACGGATGTGGCGATGACCGGCGAGGTGTCGCTGACCGGGCGGGTCCTGCCCATCGGCGGCCTCAAGCAGAAGCTGCTGGCCGCTCACCGCGCGGGCGTCACGACCGTCGTGATCCCGCAGCGCAACGAGGCCGACCTGGACGACGTCCCGGCCGAGGTCCTGGAGAAGCTGGACGTCCGGCCGGTCACCGACGTCCGCCAGGTGCTGGAGATCGCCCTCACCCCGGCCTCGGCCCGGGCGGAGGAGAGGATCCCGGCCGCGGCCTGAGTCCGTCGTACGGGGCGTACGGCCTGAGCGTTGTACGGGGCGCACGGAACGGCCCGCTTACCGCATACCGGCGGGCGCGGGCCGTTCCGCATGCCCGGGGGCCGCTCAGGGGCGGTAGATCGTGCCCGGCTGCGGCTCGGCCGGGGCCATCAGCTCGGGGACGGTCACGAAGGTGTAGCCGTCCTTCTGGAGCGCGTCGATGATGCCCGGCACGGCGGGGACGGTGCCTTTGTAGATGTCGTGCAGCAGGATGATGCCGTCTTTGCTCGCCTGGTCCAGGATGCGCTTCCGGATCAGTGCGGAGTCGTTCGTCGAGTAGTCCTTCGCGGTGGCGCTCCACAGCACCTGCGACAGCCCCAGCTCCTTGCTGACCTTGCTGACCTCGTCGTCCGTGCGGCCCTGCGGCGGGCGCATCAGCCGGGGCCGCTCGCCGGTGATCCTCTCGATGGCCTTCTGGGTCTTCTCCAGCTCGGCCCGTATCTCGTCCGGGTCGTGGTCGGTGAGGATCTTGTGCGTCCAGGTGTGGTTGGCGACCTCGTGGCCCTCGTCCTGGATGCGCCGCACGGTGTCCGGGTGCTTGACGACATGGTGCTTGCCCAGCAGGAAGAAGGTGGCGTGCACCTTCTTCTCCTTCAGGATGTCCAGCAGCTCGGGGGTGTCCTCGCCCGGCCCCGCGTCGAAGGTCAGGGCGATGCACTTGGCCTCGCGGCAGTCCACCGGCCCGAACGCGCCCTTGGCGTCGGCAGCCGCCTCCCCGCGCGCCGAGCCCGGCGCGGTCGTGTCCATCGAGCAGCCGCTCAGCGTCAGTGTGAGCGCCGCCACCAGAGCCATGGCCAACCGCTTCCCGGGCAATGACGTCTTTGACGACGGCACCTTGGACAGCGGCGTCTTTTCGGGCATGGCAAAGCACTCCTCCGTGCGGGAAATCCCGCACAGCCGTGCGGTACGCCGAGGACTATACCCAGTGCGTATACATGGAGTGCATAGTGGGTCGCGCCGTCGCCGTCGGCCCCCTCCTGGGCATCCTGCGAAATACTGGCCGCGCTGCGGCGTCGACCACCCGCGGTGACATGTTTCATCGGCAGGGAGCCGTAGAGGGGGTGCTGACGTGCACGGGAGTGAGAGCGAGCCGGAGCGGGGCGTGGCCGCCGGAAGTGGTGTGGACCACGAATTCTTGGCGCTGGAGCGCGAGTTGGCTGTGTTCCTGCGCCGGGCGCGGGCCAGCTCGGGCGAGATGGCCAGGGAGGTCCACCCGGAACTGGAGCCCGCCGCCTACGGGCTGCTCGTCCGCCTGGAGTCGGCGGGCCGGCAGCGGGCCACCGAGCTGGCCGCGTACTTCGGCGTCGGCAAGGCCACCATGAGCCGCCAGCTGCACTCCCTGGAGAACCTCGGCCTGGTCGTACGCGAGCCCGACCCGGCCGACGGCCGCGCCTGGCTCGTCCACCTCACCGACGAAGGCCTGGCCCGCTTCCGCAGCGTCCGGGATGCCCGCCGCGAGCGCTACGTACGCAAGCTGACGGGCTGGGACCGGGCCGAAGTGGCTGAGCTGGCCCGGCTGCTGCACCAGCTGAACGCCCGCGCCGAAAGCTGACCCCGCGCCGAGGGCCGGCCCCGCGCCGAAAGGCCCCTACAGCTCCACCAGGATCGCCGTGGCGTCGTCGTGCGCCTTGCTGCGCCGCAGCCGCGCGCGCCCGGCCCCCGCGTCGGCGGTCTCCAGCTCCCGTACCCGGTCGATCAGCGCCTGCGGCCCCGACCTCCGCAACTGCTCCAGCGCGGCCGCCCAGTCTCCCTCGCCGAACATCTCCGTCCAGCGGCTCGCCCCGTCCGTGAGCGCGGCGAGGGTACGGACCTCGGAGGCCGGGGCGCTGCCGGTCACCGCGCGCACCGCCACCGACGGATCGGCGGCAGCCGTGAAGAAGCCGCCCTCCTTGTTGCGCACCGTGGAGTCCGCGATCTCATGGGAGGCCAGCGAACCCGGCGGCAGCCGGTCCAGCCGGTCGTCGAGGACCGCGCGGACCGAGCCGTCCGGGGCCTCCAGCAGCAACACCGAATCCGAGAGCACCAGGTACTCGACCGCGTGTTCGCCCCAACGCGCCAGGACCACGGTCGCCTGAGGAGTGCGCACGTGAGAAAGGTCACAGGTGGGCCGGTGGGCGTCGGCCGTACGGGAGATGGCCTCGGCCAGTACCTCGGTCAGGGACAGATCGAGGCGTGAACCGGACAGTTCCACCAGCGCACCGCCCAGGCGGGCCGTGAACCACGGAACCGGGTGCACACAACCGGGCTCCGTCGGCGGCGGGGTGACGCCGTCGAGCAGGACCAGCGCGCCGCCCTGACCGGACGCGGGGAGAGCGGCCGAGACCCAGTCCTCGTTGGGGCGTTCGGGGCTGCCGGGGGCGGTGGCCAGTTCGATGCGCATGACGTCAGTCTCCACGACGCCTTCACGGGACCCGCACCCCGGTCGCATTGGCTTGTACCAGCAGGTCAACAGGGCCTCAGGGGCCGGAAGGAGAGACTCCGAACGAGTGCGGGCGGGCATCTTGCCAAAGCCGGACCGGAAGTTCCACCCCATCGTCCATGCATGGTCAGGGGCGCGCCGGGGGAGACTTGTTCGCCAACTCAAGAGTGATGTTCACTCGTTCGAGTGGCGGAGCGGTTGATGCGCGCCCCCCTCTCAAAAGCACTGGAATGGTCAGAAGCCGTACCAGGAGCGGGGTGCCCCTCTGTGTGACCGTGCGTCACCTCTGCTTCAAGGGTGGACGAGTCAAGATTGCGAGCACCGGTGCAGAAGAAGCGGCCGCGGAGCAAGGGCACGACGCACGACGGTTCCGGGGCGACGCCTCCGGCGCCCGGCGCCGA
Encoded here:
- a CDS encoding nucleotidyltransferase domain-containing protein — its product is MNGKGLAEDGTIAREGSLDRVPETFAPVVADARSRIAEAFGSERLHSAYLYGSVPRGSAVPGRSDLDLLLALRGEPTDADRGDAVGVAAALDTDHPAIDTAGILMVRARTALSELERHDLGFFVACLCTPLLGPDLASVLPRYRPTSLLARETNGDLALALPRWRASATATATATAEDLADADRTRLCRRVARRLVRTGFTLVMPRWGGWTSDLEESAEVFGRYYPGRAARMRTAAAAAARTASPDPGLLRLFLDDLGPWLAAEYTAVHGKKAPRP
- the lon gene encoding endopeptidase La; translation: MTSESKAFTPIDLPVLPLDDEVVLPGMVVPLDLSDTEVRAAVEAAQAAARPDGGKPEVLLVPRIDGTYTGTGVLGTVEQVGRLSDGDPGALIRARDRVRIGAGTSGPGRALWVEGTVIDVVVPDPLPGSAAELVKEYKALATSWLKKRGAWQVVDRVQQIEDLSALADNSGYSPFLSTAQKVQLLETVDPVARLKLAVQWLSEHLAEQDVAESIAKDVQEGVDKQQREFLLRRQLEAVRKELSELNGDPEDESDDYRARVEAAELPEHVRTAALKEVEKLERASDQSPEGSWIRTWLDTVLELPWNERTEDAYDIRGAQAVLDAEHAGLADVKERITEYLAVRKRRADRGLGVVGGRRGGAVLALVGPPGVGKTSLGESVAHAMGRTFVRVALGGVRDEAEIRGHRRTYVGALPGRIVRAIKEAGSMNPVVLLDEIDKVGSDFRGDPAAALLEVLDPAQNHTFRDHYLEVELDLSDVVFLATANVLEAIPEALLDRMELVRLDGYTEDEKVVIARDHLLPRQLERAGLEKDEVALEESALRKLAGEYTREAGVRNLERAVARLLRKVAAQHELGDRDLPFTVTDADLRGLIGRPHHVPESAQDPAERRTAVPGVATGLAVTGAGGDVLFVEASLADPETGASGLTLTGQLGDVMKESAQIALSFLRSHGAELELPVADLKDRGVHIHFPAGAVPKDGPSAGITLTTALASLLSGRLVRTDVAMTGEVSLTGRVLPIGGLKQKLLAAHRAGVTTVVIPQRNEADLDDVPAEVLEKLDVRPVTDVRQVLEIALTPASARAEERIPAAA
- a CDS encoding MarR family winged helix-turn-helix transcriptional regulator, which translates into the protein MHGSESEPERGVAAGSGVDHEFLALERELAVFLRRARASSGEMAREVHPELEPAAYGLLVRLESAGRQRATELAAYFGVGKATMSRQLHSLENLGLVVREPDPADGRAWLVHLTDEGLARFRSVRDARRERYVRKLTGWDRAEVAELARLLHQLNARAES
- a CDS encoding polysaccharide deacetylase family protein is translated as MPEKTPLSKVPSSKTSLPGKRLAMALVAALTLTLSGCSMDTTAPGSARGEAAADAKGAFGPVDCREAKCIALTFDAGPGEDTPELLDILKEKKVHATFFLLGKHHVVKHPDTVRRIQDEGHEVANHTWTHKILTDHDPDEIRAELEKTQKAIERITGERPRLMRPPQGRTDDEVSKVSKELGLSQVLWSATAKDYSTNDSALIRKRILDQASKDGIILLHDIYKGTVPAVPGIIDALQKDGYTFVTVPELMAPAEPQPGTIYRP
- a CDS encoding HAMP domain-containing sensor histidine kinase, with product MTWPGPGMRPFSIKAKLGTLVVVSVFITTGLLIVALRTRTEFQFITVFSVIATLLITQFVAHGLTAPLDEMRAVARSISHGDYTRRVSGAGRRDELGDLAQTINRMADDLEAEDRHRKELVANVSHELRTPIAALRAVLENVVDGVSAADPETMCTALKQTERLGRLVETLLDLSRLDNGVVALKARRFEVWPYLSGVLKEANLAASHRRLPSGSGNHSRTDVHLHLDVSPPELTAHADTERLHQVVANLIDNAVKHSPPHGRVTVLARRGAYPESLELEVVDEGPGIPETERHRVFERFNRGQVPSPHGPGSDGGTGLGLAIARWAVDLHGGRIGVAESVRGCRIQVTLPGIPEQRS
- a CDS encoding spermidine synthase; its protein translation is MSATSAMTAPDESMPTRSADTPVTLDRRDGPFGEVVLRERGEHYEIIANGCFLMDTSDGRSERLLIDAALDALPAGRTGPSVLIGGLGVGFSLVRAAEEGRWGRIVVAEREQAIIGWHRDGPLARISGAALADPRASILHTDLVAHLRTTTERYDALCLDIDNGPDWTVTEDNGSLYSPTGLAHCHDRLTPGGVLAIWSAQPSPAFEQALRNAGFSGVGAEEVAVARGVPDVVHLASKGL
- a CDS encoding response regulator transcription factor, coding for MEQTHTTHNGVAATPGAQRRVLVVEDDPTIVDAVSARLRAEGFLVQTALDGPAAVDAAEAWQPDLMVLDIMLPGFDGLEVCRRVQAQRPVPVLMLTARDDETDMLVGLGVGADDYMTKPFSMRELAARVHVLLRRVERAALAAVTPRSGILRLGELEIDHAQRRVRVRAEDVHLTPTEFDLLVCLANTPRAVLSREQLLAEVWDWADASGTRTVDSHIKALRRKIGAERIRTVHGVGYALETPAP